Sequence from the Methanosarcina siciliae T4/M genome:
CACCTTGGTCGCCACGTAGGCGTATACGATGCCCCCAGGTATGTGCTTGAACATATCCCTGGTGTCAAATTCGTTGAAATGGGTAGAGTTAAAGAATTCCAGCGCTGCTGTGGAGCCGGTGGCGGTGTGAAAGCAGGTATTCCGGACCTTGCGCTCGGAGTTGCAGAGTCCCGTGTAGAAGATGCTCTTGCAACCAATGCAGACATTCTCTCAAGTGCCTGCCCGTTCTGTAAGAGAAATCTCCAGGATGGAACAGCTTCCCTTAAGGATAAGAACACTCCCGGAGCAGAGAAGCTTGAAGTCGAGGACATTATCGTCCTTGTAGCAGAAGCTCTTGGACTTGAGGTTATAGGAGAATAAACCCGCTGGGTTAATTTTTCCTTTTTTCTTTTTTGGGCCCCGCGTAGAGTAATCCGAAAAAGAATGAAAGCTGGTTTTCCAGCTTTTTTCACTTCTCTTTTTTCCTATACCGTATTTTACTGTCTTATAGCAAGGTTTAAATACCGATACTTTCTTCCCCTTTCATATGCAGATTCCCTACGAATTTCTTGGAAAAATCTTCATCTTTATGCTGCTTCTGGCTCTTTTGGGCACCGGGCTTGCCCTTCTGATAGGGGCTTATTCGTTTAAAAAGCACAGAATCATTTTTCCGGACTTCGTATTATTCACATTGTATCTTTTCTATTCTCCTGCAAAATGGATCTGCAGAGTTTTCCGGATAAGGGACACCCTTGTTGATGATATACTGATTGATGTCCGGAATGCTGTTATGTATGATGATTTCATTAATGTAAAGGAGGGAAGAATTTTGCTTCTCCCGCAATGTCTGCGCCATCCCAGTTGTAAGGCTAGGTGTGATCCTGTTTATGGTTATGAGTGCAAGCGATGCGGGCTTTGCGATATTGCAAAACTCTGCGACGCTGCTGACAGGTGCAATTTTAAAGTTTTCGTCGTTCCGGGGGGGAGTTTTGTTAAAAAGATTTTCAAAGAATACAGGCCAGGGGCCTGTCTGGGGGTTGCCTGTTATAACGAACTTTCTGAGAACATGCAGGCTGTTTCATTTGTCCCTGTCCAGGGGGTTCTTCTCCTCAAGGATGGCTGCTTCAATACGGAAGCAAATGTAGAGGGAATAATCCATAAAATGGAGATGTGCAATGTATAACCTTATCGGGCGTGTTCTTTTTATCTCAATGCTGGTGTCCTTTATCCTTTCAGGGATAGCTCTGCTTGTCAGCCGGTGGAGCCTTACACGCAGTGTCTATCTTGCAGGTTTTTTTGCAGATGTACTCGACTTCTTTTATCTGCCTCTTAGACAGATCTTTCTCAAGTTTTCGGATACTCGTGTTCTGGACAAGTGGATGGCATCTCTAAAAAACCGGGCTCATAAATCTGCTTTTGCAAAAACGAAAAAAAGGATCATCCTGGTTCCCCATTGCATGCGCAGCCTCGACTGCCCTGCCCACTCTACCCAGACAGGAATCCAGTGCAAGTCCTGCGGAAAATGTGTCTTTACCCAGTTAAAAAAGGATGCTGAAAAATACGGGTATAAGGTGTTTATCCTCACAGGCTCATCATATGTGAAGAATATCCTTAAAATGGAAGCTGCAGACGGGGTTCTTCTAATTGCCTGCGACTATGAAATCAACAAAGTCATGAGGGCTCTCAAAGGCAAAAAAGTGACTACCTATGGAGTTCCCATGGAAAACGATGGATGTTTCGGGACCGTAGTGGATTACCAGAATGTGCTTGGTGTTTTTGAAGATTTTAAAAGTTTTCCCTCGGTTTGAAGTAAGTATCAATATTTTCTGCCGATTTGTCTCATTTTTTTACTCTTTTCCCACTTCTTCTCTTTTTCTTTATTCAATCGTAATTTTGAATTAATATCAACACTTTAAATTAGCTCTTGATCGAATATAAGTGAAGTCCGGATTATTTCAGGACACTTTTGAAGGTGTTACTTTCATGTATGACGTAATAATCATAGGTGGTGGTCCTTCCGGAGCCTCGGCCGGAAGAAGGGCAGGAAAACTTGGCCTCAATACACTGTTGCTTGAAAAAGAAGAATTCCCCAGGTACAAACCTTGCGGAGGAGGGCTCTCGAAACATGCGATTTCTTACCTTGACTTTGAGCTGCCTCAGGATATTATCGAGTGGGAGGTAACAGGAGCAAAGGTCTTTTTCAAAAATCAGCTTATCGAGGCACATAAAGATTATTGTTTATCGGTGATTGTCTCCCGGTGCATGTTTGATAATCTCCTACTTGAAAAGGCAAAGGAAACCGGGATTGAAGTCCATACCGGCGAAAAGGTTCTTCATTGCAGGGAAATGCCCGAATATGTCGAAATCGAGACTAACAGGAGCACATACAGGGCAAAGTTTGCAATTGTTGCTGAGGGGGCACATGGTATTATCAAAACCTGTGTGCGGCCTGTGGATACTAAGGAGGAATACGGAGTCTGCGTGGTCACCGAAATCCCTGCGGATGAAAAAGAAATAGAAGAGCGTCTGGGAAAAGCCATTGAACTGCATTTCGGGGTTGCAGACGGTGGTTACGGCTGGGTTTTTCCCCACAGGACTTATTATTCCGTTGGAATCGGGGGGGTTGTTAAAGCCCTTCCCCATCCCAGAGAGGCTATGCTTGAGTTCCTGAAATTCACCGGTTTTTCAGAAAACTGTAAACTGCACGGGCATAAGATTCCATGGGGAGGGCTTAAACGCAGAGTTGCAGGTTCGAGGGTTCTCTTGAGCGGGGATGCTGCAGGATTTGTAGACTCTTTTTCAGGTGAAGGTCTTGCCTATGCCATAAGTTCGGGTCAGTTTGCTGCTGAAGTGATTGCCGGAATTTGCCAGTGCGATGGAAAAATTAAGGATCTGAAAAAGTATGAGAACCTCTGTCAGGCTGAGTTTGGAACCCATCTTAAGTATTCCCTTATGTTTTCAAGGATAATGCACCATTTCCCTGATAAGACGTTTAAGATCTTCACCTCAAGCGAAAAAATGATTGATAAATACCTTGACGTTGCGGATTTCAAGATTAATTATAAGGATTATCTCCGCTGGTCCCTCTTGAATTTTAAACTCAGGTAATCAAAGGAGGGATTTTTAAAATAATCAAGTCATGCCTAAAAAACGCACATGAAATCAGTGTCTTTCTAAAATAAGCCGGAATCTTCAACAGCCCTCCGGGGTTTTATCCGGTCTTCTTTGATTCTCTTTTTTCCTCTACCTTTTTATTATTCGAGCATCAATCTACTTTTGGGGTAAAGCATTCATTTGAGGCTGTCTGTTCACGGCAAGCCTCTTATCATAAATAGGGGTCCTTAAAATGTATGATCTGATTATAGTAGGGGGTGGACCTTCCGGAGCTTCTGCTGGAAGGGTAGCTGGATATGCAGGAATCTCAACCCTCCTGCTCGAGAAAGAAAATTTTCCGAGGTATAAGCCCTGCGGAGGGGCTCTATCTCCGTATGCCCTTTCCTCCCTTGATTTTGAACTTCCCGAGTCTGTGGTTGAGAGGGATATTTCAAAGGTAAGGGTTCATTTCAGGGAGCTCTGTCTTGAAAGGCAAAGAGATTACAGGTT
This genomic interval carries:
- a CDS encoding DUF116 domain-containing protein, with the protein product MYNLIGRVLFISMLVSFILSGIALLVSRWSLTRSVYLAGFFADVLDFFYLPLRQIFLKFSDTRVLDKWMASLKNRAHKSAFAKTKKRIILVPHCMRSLDCPAHSTQTGIQCKSCGKCVFTQLKKDAEKYGYKVFILTGSSYVKNILKMEAADGVLLIACDYEINKVMRALKGKKVTTYGVPMENDGCFGTVVDYQNVLGVFEDFKSFPSV
- a CDS encoding DUF116 domain-containing protein, with product MQIPYEFLGKIFIFMLLLALLGTGLALLIGAYSFKKHRIIFPDFVLFTLYLFYSPAKWICRVFRIRDTLVDDILIDVRNAVMYDDFINVKEGRILLLPQCLRHPSCKARCDPVYGYECKRCGLCDIAKLCDAADRCNFKVFVVPGGSFVKKIFKEYRPGACLGVACYNELSENMQAVSFVPVQGVLLLKDGCFNTEANVEGIIHKMEMCNV
- a CDS encoding geranylgeranyl reductase family protein codes for the protein MYDVIIIGGGPSGASAGRRAGKLGLNTLLLEKEEFPRYKPCGGGLSKHAISYLDFELPQDIIEWEVTGAKVFFKNQLIEAHKDYCLSVIVSRCMFDNLLLEKAKETGIEVHTGEKVLHCREMPEYVEIETNRSTYRAKFAIVAEGAHGIIKTCVRPVDTKEEYGVCVVTEIPADEKEIEERLGKAIELHFGVADGGYGWVFPHRTYYSVGIGGVVKALPHPREAMLEFLKFTGFSENCKLHGHKIPWGGLKRRVAGSRVLLSGDAAGFVDSFSGEGLAYAISSGQFAAEVIAGICQCDGKIKDLKKYENLCQAEFGTHLKYSLMFSRIMHHFPDKTFKIFTSSEKMIDKYLDVADFKINYKDYLRWSLLNFKLR